A stretch of the Ananas comosus cultivar F153 linkage group 14, ASM154086v1, whole genome shotgun sequence genome encodes the following:
- the LOC109720494 gene encoding mannosyl-oligosaccharide 1,2-alpha-mannosidase MNS1-like, which yields MARSRSSSSSARWRYLHPSYYLKRPARLALLFVAFVFATFAVWDRQTLVREHEVEVGRLKDQLNRLQDQLRKVENRLESSDEHLPGVKLMEKDLVKLDPLSDERREKVKEAMLHAWNSYVTYAWGQDELQPQSKNGVNSFGGLGATLVDSLDTLYIMGLEDEFRKARDWVANSLDFEKDYEASVFETTIRILGGLLSAYDLSGDDVFLEKAKDLADRLLPAWNTTSGIPYNRINFAYGRAHNPGWTGGDSILADSGTEQLEFIALSQRTGDPKYQQKVENTIKQLQKIYPKDGLLPIFINPHSGTPSYSTITFGAMGDSFYEYLLKVWIQGNKTDAVRHYREMWETSMEGLLSLIRKSTPSSFSYICEKNGDTLSDKMDELACFVPGMLALGASGYGLEKDQKMMTLAKELARTCYNFYQSTPTKLAGENYFFHSGQDMSVGTSWNILRPETVESLMYLWRLTGNKTYQDWGWDIFQAFEKNSRIESGYVGLKDVNTGVKDNMMQSFFLAETLKYLYLLFSPPSVIPLDEWVFNTEAHPFRIVTRPNKEDTLGGTNRKFIPKRAVRPFGRKQGRPE from the exons ATGGCGCGGAGCaggtcctcgtcctcgtcggcCCGGTGGCGCTACCTCCACCCCTCGTACTATCTGAAGCGGCCGGCGCGCCTCGCGCTACTCTTCGTAGCCTTCGTCTTCGCCACCTTCGCCGTCTGGGACCGCCAAACCCTAGTCCGCGAGCACGAG GTTGAGGTTGGAAGATTAAAAGATCAATTAAATCGGCTTCAAGATCAG TTGAGGAAAGTAGAGAATCGTTTGGAGAGCTCAGATGAACACTTACCAGGTGTTAAACTAATGGAGAAGGATCTTGTAAAACTCGATCCCCTTAGTGatgaaaggagagaaaaagtgAAGGAGGCTATGCTTCATGCATGGAACTCTTATGTGACATATGCATGGGGCCAAGATGAGCTTCAG CCGCAATCAAAGAATGGTGTCAATAGTTTCGGTGGTCTTGGAGCTACACTTGTTGATTCTCTTGATACGCTCTACATAATGGGCCTTGAAGATGAATTCCGGAAAGCTAGAGA TTGGGTTGCAAACTCATTAGATTTCGAGAAGGATTATGAAGCAAGTGTCTTCGAGACAACCATAAG GATCCTTGGTGGACTCCTTAGTGCATATGATCTCTCAGGGGATGATGTATTTCTTGAGAAGGCTAAAGACTTAGCTGATAGGTTGCTACCAGCATGGAATACAACATCTGGTATACCATATAACAGAATTAACTTTGCTTATGGCAGAGCTCATAATCCTGGATGGACGGGG GGAGACAGTATCCTGGCAGATTCTGGCACTGAGCAACTTGAATTCATTGCTTTATCACAGAGGACAGGAGATCCCAAATACCAACAGAAG GTTGAAAATACTATCAAACAACTCCAGAAGATATATCCTAAAGATGGTTTGCTTCCAATTTTCATAAATCCTCATTCAGGGACTCCATCATACTCGACAATTACATTTGGTGCTATGGGTGATAG TTTCTATGAGTATTTACTTAAAGTTTGGATACAAGGGAACAAAACCGACGCGGTGAGGCATTACAG AGAAATGTGGGAGACTTCAATGGAAGGCCTGTTGAGCTTAATTAGGAAAAGTACTCCATCTTCTTTCTCATATATCTGTGAGAAGAATGGTGATACTTTGTCCGACAAG ATGGATGAATTAGCTTGCTTTGTTCCTGGAATGTTGGCTTTAGGAGCTTCTGGCTATGGTCTAGAAAAAGACCAGAAAATGATGACTCTTGCGAAAGAG CTTGCTCGGACTTGTTATAATTTCTACCAATCAACACCAACAAAATTAGCTGGAGAGAATTATTTCTTTCATTCTGGACAG GACATGAGTGTGGGCACATCATGGAATATACTTAGACCAGAGACTGTCGAGTCTCTTATGTACCTCTGGCGTTTAACTGGAAATAAAACATACCAAGATTGGGGTTGGGACATTTTCCAAGCATTTGAAAAGAATTCACGCATAGAGTCAGGATATGTTGGACTTAAGGAT GTAAACACAGGTGTAAAGGACAACATGATGCAGAGCTTTTTTCTCGCGGAGACACTCAAATATCTCTACCTCTTATTCTCGCCGCCTTCAGTCATCCCCTTGGATGAGTGGGTTTTCAACACAGAAGCACATCCCTTCAGGATTGTCACCCGCCCCAATAAAGAAGATACATTAGGAGGtacaaatagaaaatttattccCAAGCGCGCTGTCAGGCCATTTGGGAGGAAGCAAGGAAGACCAGAGTAA